AGGGTATTGAAAGTATAATGAACCTGGACTTAAAATGGAACTTGATACTATCCATCATATTTGAACTGGAAGGTGGAGATAGAGGAGCAGAGTTTATTAACTTTATTGAATACATTGTATTTACAATCATTTATAGAGTAAGGACAGCAGTGAAGAAATTTGAAATTGATGATAGAGAAGCTGATATAATCATAAATAAACTGACAGAAGAGGTTTTTGAATATATATGTCAAGAGTACAATGCAGATTTCTTCTCTTTAAACAATATGAGACTACTCGAAAAGCTGGTTATCGAGTTTATGATGGAAGTGGATTCTCCTGTATATTTGAGAGAGAAGGATTACAGAAGGTTTAGACAGAGGCTTGCAAAGGAGGCAGAGATGTAATGAATTTACTTATCAAAAACATTGATGTTATACCCATGACTGAGAAGAATTTAATTCTTGAGAATGTAGATATACACATAGTTGATAATAGAATATCTTATATAGGTGTAGAAAAAGACGGCTTTACTGCAGATAAAATCATTGACGGGAAAGGTAAAATAGCAATACCGGGACTGATAAATGCACATACCCACCTGGGTATGAGTTTGATGAGGAATTATGCAGATGATTTAGACCTAATGACATGGCTACAAGATGAAATATGGCCATTTGAAGCAAAACTCGGAAGAGAAGATATATATTATGCTTCTAAACTATCTATGATAGAACTGATTAAATCGGGTTGTACCGCATTTGTAGATATGTACTTTGAAATGGACAGGGTGGCAGATGCTGCTCTTGAAATCGGAATAAGAGGAGTAGTAACTCCTGGATATATTGAGGATGACAAATCAGAGGACAGGATTAGAAATTATAGGAATATTTACGAAAAGTATAATGACAAAGACGGACTTATCAAAGTAATGATTGCTCCTCACTCACCATATACAGTCGGAAAAGAACATCTTTTAAAGCTTATAAAATTGGCAAAAGAATTAAATACAGGCATCCACATCCATCTATCCGAAACCAAAATGGAAGTCGAAAATGCAATGAGAGATTTTGGAAAATCACCAATAGCTTATGTAGAGGAACTTGGATTATTTGAAGTGCATACCATTGCTGCCCACTGTGTCCATGTGGATGAAAATGATATGAGAATTCTAGCTGAGAATAATGTATTTGTGGTTCACAATCCATCAAGTAATTTAAAACTTGCTTCGGGATTTGCAAAAGTAGACAAGATGATGGAATTGGGAGTTAAAGTAGCACTGGGAACAGATGGTGCATCTTCCAATAATAATTTAAATATGATGGAAGAGATGCATATTGCGTCATTACTTGGAAAGGCTGTCAGCAATGACCCTAAAGCTCTTGATGCCTATCAAACACTTGAAATGGCAACGATAAACGGTGCAAAATCATTCGGTATGGGCGACGAACTAGGAAGTTTGGAAAATGGCAAGCTTGCAGACATTGCAATCATAGATATGAATAAGACGCATTTGGTTCCTGCAAACAATAAGATTTCGATGATTGTATATGCAGCTCAGGCATCAGATGTAGATACTGTAATTATTAATGGAAGAGTTGTCATGGAAAATGGAGAATTAATTGGGGTGGATGAAGCTTCAATAGTAGATGAGGTAAATAAAAGACTTAGGGCTTTAAAGGAAACAAAATGATTGGAATTGATATAGTTAAGATATCAAGGATCTCAAGACTACTAGAAAAAGAGAGATTCTTAAATAGGGTGTTTTCTCCGAAAGAGATAGAGTATTTTAAAGCTAAAGGAATGAAGACAGAAACCATAGCAGGATCTTTTGCTGCAAAGGAAGCAGTTTCCAAAGCATTTGGAACGGGTATTGGAAAACTGTCATTTAAAGATATTGAAATAATCAGAGATAGAAATGGTAAGCCGAGTTGTACCCTTTCTGAAAATGGTTTGAAATTAGCTTGCAGTTTGGGGTTTTCAAATGTCTTGATATCGATTAGTCATGAGGAGGAGTATGCTGTTGCAATTGCAAAGGCAGTGGAAGACCTACCGGTAATAAGCAGCAATGAAATCCCCATCCTTAAATCAAGGCAGAAGAATAGCCATAAGGGAGATTATGGCAAGGTCGGGTTAATAGGTGGTTCCAAGGGAATGACTGGATCCATACTGTTAAGCTCCATGGCAGCTTTAAGAACCGGTGCGGGTTTGGTCTATACTCTAGTTCCGGATACTGTGTCAGAAATCGTTGAAATGAAGAGTTTGGAAAATATAGTGATACCTGTTCCTGAAAAGGGTGGAGGACATTTCGACATTAATTCCCTACCTAAACTTAAGGGCGAGGTATCTAAATACGATGCAATATGTTTTGGACCCGGTATTGGAAGAACTGATGAGATGCTGATGATATTATCAAATCTGATTCAAACCGGGAAAAAGATGGTACTAGATGCCGATGGACTAAATGCATTGGCTGAAAATCCGGAAATATTGGCAAATTCAAGTGAAATATGCATAACCCCTCATGCGATGGAAATGTCGCGTTTGATTAAAAAAGATATCAATTATATTAACGAAAATAGGCTCGATGTTGCAATGTTCTTTTCAAAGTTATATAATATTATAGTGATTTTAAAGGGGCATGAGACGATTGTAACAAATGGAGAGTCTTATTATATTAATAAGACGGGCAATCCGGGTATGGCAACAGCCGGCTCCGGAGATGTCTTAACCGGAATTATAACATCTCTTGCAGCCGGTGGTTACGATATGTTTGAAGCCGCAAAGCTAGGTGTATTTTTACATGGACTGGCCGGAGATTATGCCGCTGCAAAACACGGACAGGATTCATTAATCGCCAGAGATATAATTGATTCGCTAGCTAAAGCAATACAAAAAAAGAGGTTCATAGATGCAAGATATAATAACTCGTCCGACTTGGGCTGAGATTGATTTAGATAATTTAATATATAATTACAGAGTTTTGAAAGAGTTATGCCATAATACTGATATCTCTTGTGTAGTTAAAGCCAATGCCTACGGACATGGTGCTATTGAAGTATCAAAAGCTCTTGGAAGCTGAGGGTGTTCAGTATTTTTCCGTTTCATCTCTGCAAGAAGGTTTGGAATTAAGAGCTGTTGGAATAGAAACTCCAATTATGTTATTGACAGCATTGCCGACCGGTTATGAACGTGCTGCCATCCAAAACAATATCGAGGCAACTGTGTTCAGTTTTGAACAGGCAGACAGATTAAATGAAATGTGCAGAGAAATGAATACATCATATAGTATTCACATTAAACTGGATACAGGAATGAGGCGAATCGGATTTAGAATAAGCGATGAGTCCATCGAAGAAATATCCAGAATAAACTCCTTAGAGCATATAAATCTAAAAGGAGTATTTACTCATTTTGCTGCGGCGGATGAAGCAAATAATAACTATACACCATTACAATTTCAAGATTTTATGGATATGGTAGAAAAGCTTGAAAAAAAAGGCGTAGTCTTTGAGATAAAACATGTAAATAATGATGCAGCACTTTTTATGTACGACTATAGAGAAGATATGGTTAGACTTGGAATTGGACTATATGGTATTTTTCCATCTGATTTTGTAAGAGCAAAAGTCGATTTTGAACTCAAACCCGTAATGGCGTTAAAATCGATTGTTACAAATATTAAGACCATTCAGCGGGGTGAAACCGTCGGTTATGGTCAAACATATACTGCAAAAGGTGAAGTAGTTATTGCTACTGTAGGAATTGGATATGCAGACGGTCTTCCAAGACTAATGTCAAATAAAGGTTCCGTTATTATAAATGGGGTGGCATGTCCAATAGTCGGCAGGGTATGTATGGATCAATTAATGGTTGATGTTACTGAACTACAGGATGTCAATATCGACGATATAGTAGTTATTTTTGGCGACCCAAATAAAAATGAGCCTGAAGTTGGAAATATAGCAGATGTTTGTGATACAATAAGTTATGAAATACTATCAGGAGTTAGTCGAAGGATTCCTAGGGTATATATTAAAGGGGGAAAGGAAGTAAATGTTGTCAGTTATCTAAACTATTGATAATTGCAACAAATTTATACTTAAGGTGTGATAAGATTTGAAAGTAAAAAGAGGAGATTTGTTTTATGCCGATTTAAGTCCGGTTATAGGATCTGAACAGGGCGGAGTAAGACCTGTACTCATCGTTCAGAACGACGTTGGAAATAAGTATAGCCCAACCGTAATAATTGCGGCTATCACTTCCCAAGTAAATAAGGCAAAACTTCCAACTCATGTCGACATAACATCGTCCAGCTACGGACTTCCTAAAAACTCCGTAGTTCTTTTAGAACAAATCCGTACAATTGATAAAAAAAGACTAAGAGAGAAAATAGGTCGATTTGACGCGGATGTTATGAGAAGAGTAGAAGATGCATTAAAAGTTTCGTTTGAATTATAGTACATATAGTAAAGAGAGCCGGTCGTATGACAGCTCTCTTATTTTGTCTTAATTTATTCACTTGCAAAATTATCAAAGTATCCTTGTATAAGAACTATAGGAGTACCCTTATCACCCGAACCACTTACCAGATCTGCGAGGGAACCAAGTAAATCAGTAAGTCTTCGAGGAGTGGTTCCAAGGGATACATTTTTATCTATTTCATCCTTGGTCTTACTATTTATCTTTTCTTTCATAACATTAATAGCAGACTCCTTGTCAAGTCCTAGAAGTTCGTTATCTGCGATATACTTAAGCTTAAGTTCATTGGGAGTTCCTTCAAGGTTAGGTGTGTATCCCGGGGATACCACAGGATCTGCCAGTTCCCAGATTTTTCCAATCGGATCTTTGAATGCTCCGTCACCATAAACCATTACTTCTATTTTTACACCGGTTTGATTATAAACTTTTTCTTGTATATTTTTAACAAATACATCTGAGTTTCTAGGGAATAATTTTAAAGAAGTAGGGGTAGCTAAATTTGAACCGTATAATCCATATCTCGGATTAAATCCACTTCCGTCTATAGGATTATTCATTAAGTCGTCCAGTCCATACACTATATTTGCACCATTCGCTTTCAGGTGCTCTTTTATAGTGGTTCTGTCATGAATATTGGCAACCAGAATATCTTTGGTATAATTTAGAATATCTGTAGCATTATTAGATAGATATATTTCGATATTGTCATTTACTGCATATGATTTATAAAGGGAAACATAGTCAATACCTGTAAATGGATGTTTATATTCGCCACCTACTAATTCCCTATATCTTTTTTCATCTATAGTATCATTGTAGATATTTATTCCACTTTTAGTAATAACCTCCGTATCCATAAGTCTATTACCAACTTCATCACTAGGGTAATTTAAGAATAAAACAATCCTCTTCTTTGTATTGGCGATTGCCTTTAAAATTACAGAGAACCTATTTCTGCTGGTAATAGGGAATAGTACTCCGATGCTGTCATTGAACTTTGAGTTCAAGTCCTGAGTGATATTGTCTGTAGAGCAGTAGTTTCCTTGCGCTCGTGCCAATAGTGACTCCGTAATAGCCAGTACGTCCATCTCTTTTAGTGTAAGAGAATTTCTCTCAACAGCTTCAACAAGAGTGGTTACTACTATATCTTCAAGAGGATCTCCTTTTTTTATTATCGGTGCTCTCAAGCCATATGCTGATGTTCCAACGGTTCTATGCATGTTATTTCCTCCAATCCTAAGTCAGTTCGGTAATTATTTTGTCTACAGGTACATCGTGTTCATCATCAGGTAATGAATCTAAAATTTGAAAATCATAAGCAAAACCTATTTTTTTGGGATTTATGCTTAGATCGGCAAAAAATTTATCATAATATCCTGCACCATAACCTACCCTATGACCTCTTCTATCAAAAGCTAAACCTGGTACTACAACCAAATCTACAATATTATGGTCTACAAATTCTTCAAATCCCGGTTTAGGGGATAGTATTCCATAATGTCCCGGTACTAAATCATCAAAATTTGTTAATTTACTTAATTTCATTTTAGCTGAACCTTTGTAAGTAACAGGGATGTATACATTCTTACCGTCTCTTAACATATTTCTGATAAGTTCATGTGTATCAATTTCATCTCCAAAGCTTACAAATACAAAGATATCATTAGAGTTAGCATATTCATCGCTATTTAGAAAATTCTCCAAAGCCTTTGCATTGAGTTCGGCTCTATCCTGATCGGATAAAGAGCTTCTTCGGTCCATTAAATCTTTTCTTAATTTTCTTTTTACCATATAGGATCACCCTTTAATAAGTATAGTATGTATAATAATAATTGTAAAGATAAAATGATTGTAGTTTTACATATGCATAAGCATGATTTGTTTAATAAACGTAATAAAATAGATTGTGATATTATAAATGTTATCGGAGAATTAAGGGATTTGAAATGTTTCAATTTTTTTACATTTGTAACATATTTGTAACTTTTTAGGCTAAAAAGGTGAAAAAATCATATTATATGTTATAATTATCCTAAGAAGTGTTGGGGTGATATATCTGATACAATTTAAAAACGTAAGTAAAAAGTATTCCAAAGGAATTGACGCACTCAACGACGTTTCTTTTACAATTGAAGATGGCGAGTTTGTCTTTTTGATTGGCCCTTCCGGAGCAGGAAAAACTACAATCATCAAATTACTGCTTAAAGAAGAAGATCCCACTTCCGGCAAGGTCATTTTGAATGGGCAGGACATCAGCTATTTAAGAGCAAGGAGAATCCCTGCAATAAGAAGAAATATCGGAGTCGTATTTCAAAACTTTAGACTACTTGAAGATAGAAATGTATATAAAAATGTTAAATTTGCCCTTGATATATTGGGCGTTTCAAAAAAGGAATCTAAAAAATCAATTAAAAGAGTCTTGGACTTAGTTAACTTAAGCCATAGAGAAAAATCTTATCCATTGCAATTATCAGGTGGCGAGCAACAAAGAGTGTCAATGGCCAGAGCAATGGTGAATAATCCTAAAATATTGATCGCCGATGAACCTACCGGAAATTTGGATCCGGAGACATCATGGGAAATTATGGATTCATTATTAAAGATCAATGAATCAGGAACTACAGTCATAATGGTTACGCATTCTAAAGAAATAGTCGATAAGCTAAGAAAAAGAGTAATCCACTTGGAAAATGGAAGTATAGTAAGTGATGAAATGGAAGGTACTTATCGATGAGAAAAATAAGAAAGTTTTTTACCGTTATAAAGACCGGATTTTCCGGAGTATGGAAGAATAAATCTATGGGATTAGCTTCTATCATTTCAATCTCTGCTGTATCCATAATACTTGGAATAGTTTTAATTGCAGCATTGACGATGAATGTGCTCCTTAAAGACGTGCAGACAAAGGTTGATGAGATAGAATTATATATAAAGGATGAAGTTACCGAAGAGCGAGTAAGCGAGATAGGTAGTAGCTTGGAAGCTCAAGAGGGTATTAAAGGCATTAGGTTTAAGACAAAAGATGCAGCTCTTGAAGAGATGAAAAAAATCTGGGGAGAAGATGCTTATATACTTGAAGGTTTAGAGCATGACAATCCCTTGGAAAGATCCTTTGTAGTCTCTGTAGAAAACATTGAAGACTCACATAAAATAGTCGAGTTTGCAAAAAACCTTGACGGGGTGAGCAATGTAGTATATTATCAGGACGCAGTTGATAAATTAGTTAAAATTGCAAATTATGTAAGAGTCGGTGGATTGATAGTTACTATAATCCTCATAGTTATCTCAATACTCGTCATATCAAATACCGTTAAACTAACTGTACTTGCCAGACGTAGAGAGATTGAGGTAATGAAGTATGTAGGCGCCTCGAATGGTATGATCAGTGGACCATTTATCATAGAAGGTGTCATCTTCGGTTTAATTGGTGCGGTATTGGCATTTTTAGTGACTAATTATTCTTATCAATTAGTCTATAACAGATTTAATGAAAGGATTTACACGCTAATATCAAGTTATCTAATTGAACCTAAGTTTCTAAGAACCGACTTATTAATTATATTTTGTACTTTGGGAGTGGTAATAGGGACCGTTGGCTCGGTATTTTCTCTGAAGAAGTATCTCAAAGTATAAGGATGGAGGAAAATGAATTGAAGTTTTTCAATAGAAAGAGGGCTATTGCTCTAGCTTTAGCCGGCTCGATAATGTTCTCGGCGGTTACGGTAATGGCGACCGAACTTGAACAAATCGAGGCAAAACAAGGCGAAATACAAGGCGCTAATGAATTAATTCAAAATCAAAGATACCAAATAGAACAAGCAAATCAGGACTTGAATTATGCTTTTGATAGTTTAGAAAGACTAAACGAAGAAGCAAAAGCACTAAAGGATGAAATTGATGCTTTACAAGCAGAGATTGACAGACTTGAAAAGTCTATTGCTGATAATGAAAAGAAGAAACAAGAACTGGAAGTTAAACTCGAAGGTCAGATTGATCTGTTTAAGAAAAGATTAGCGGTAATGTATAAAAACAGAAACAGCGGATACATATCTGTACTGTTATCATCTGATAATGTCGACGACTTTTTGTCTAAACTTACTACGATGAAATCAGTAGCGGAATATGATAAAAAGCTAATCGAAGACATGAAAAACACTAAAAAACTTCTAGACAAAGTAAGCATAAGTCTTAAAGGCGAAAAAGCGACCAGAGATGAAGCAATGGCTAATTATAAAGTCAAAGAAGCTCAATTGATGGACAAGATAAACGATCAAAGAGACCTAATTGCAATTATTCAAAATAATAAAGATTTAGCTGCTAACGAGATTAATAGACTTGAAGGAATTGTGTCTAATCTTAACTCAGAAATAGCAGATCTTCAAACTCAACTCAAAGAAAGACTTGAAAGAGAAGAAGCCGAGAGAAAGGCAGCAGAAGAAGCTGAAAGAGCTAGAGCAGCCGAGGCTGAAGCAGAAAGACTAAGACTTGCGGCTGCAGAATCTACAACTGAAGCGTTAGTAAATGAAACTGCAGGATTATCTTCTATAGACACATCTAGTAGAAACTATGTACCTCAAACTAATTTTAAACCTTTCGATGGTAATATAGTTTATTATAACCAAAGAGAAGAACCATGGGGCAGTGCATCATACGGTAATGGTTGGCTAGGTACAATCGCAGCAAATGGCTGTGGACCTACTTCTATGGCTATGGTACTAAGTTCTATGACAGATACCACTGTTTCACCAATAGAAATGGCCAATTTCGCAACAAATAACGGTCATGTAATGCCTGGAGACGGCGGATCATATTGGTCATTATTCCCGGGTGCAGCAAGTGCATATGGTTTGAGCTGTGTTCAAACAAGCAATAGAGCTCAGATTATCGAAGCGCTATCAAATGGAGCACTGGTAATAGCTAGTCAAAATAATGCATTAGGTAATTACTGGACATATGGCGGACACTTTATAGTGTTGACAGGCATTACAAGTTCAGGAAATATTACTGTAGCAGATCCATGGTCGAGAGGGCATTCGGCAGTTAGCCACACCCAAGATCAAGTATTTATACCTATGAGATCAGCTTGGATTATTAATAAATAAAAAACTGCCAAATGGCAGTTTTTTTATTACACTAATTTAGGGAGAAGAACATGGAAAAAAGACCTATTATACATAGATGGATGATAATGGTACTTACTTTCTTAGCGGGATATGTAAATGTAGAAGGTATAATCGAATGTGGAGTTACTGTGAGCCATTACACAGGAAACCTGTCCAATCTAGGTAAAGGCTTGGTTTTGGGCGACTTAAGAAGGGTACAAATATTAAGCAGTATACTTATTTTGTTTTTTATGGGATCATTATTAATAGGAATGGTCAATCAAAGAGAGTTTAGAACACCTAGAAACAGGTATAAATGGATATTACTCGTTCAAGGTCTGGCATTAATCGTAGTCTACCATAGATTTGAGAGTATACTTCCATATTTGCTGGCTTTTTACATGGGCATACAAAATGGTGCTTTCGCAATGTACAAAGGTGTAAGAGTCAGATTTACTCATATGACCGGATACCTGACTGAAGCAGCTCTTGAATTAGCGGCAATACTTAGGAGAAAAGCATCGCCGGAGAGATTTGTATTTTATATCTTCAGTATGAGCAGCTTTGTTTTCGGTGGGATAGTAGCGGCAATCATAGAAGTTTACAATCATAATATTTTGATGCCATTATCATCTATACTCTATATTATAGTTGCCTACGGACTGCATAGAACCACTAGAATCGGCTATGATTACGAAAATTAAAGGAGAAGTATATGCAAAAAAATTGTAGTGATAAAGCTTGTAATTGTAATCTAGGATTATGCACTGTAGATGTAAAATTATTTTCCAGTCTTGATCATGAAGATCAAGTATTTTTAGCGAGTACCTCCATTCATACGGATTATAAGAAGGGGCATTCTATTATTTTGCAAGGTAGTAGAGCAAATAGCATAATGATAATCAGAAACGGAAAAGTCAAACTCCACAATTATGATGCAGAAGGCAAGGAATATATACTGGATATACTGACAAAAGGAGACAGCATTGGAGAAAATTTGTTCTTGGAACAATCGGTTTTCCAATACAATGTAACCTGTTTAAGTAGCGTAGGTATATGTGAGATTAGTAGAGAAAATTTCACGAATCTACTATCCAAAAGACCGGAAGCTGCTATTAACTTAATAGTTTCTCTGAGTAAGAAATTAAGTGAAGCAAACGAAATGGTGCAAATTCTCTCCGAGAAC
The sequence above is a segment of the Peptoniphilaceae bacterium AMB_02 genome. Coding sequences within it:
- the ftsE gene encoding cell division ATP-binding protein FtsE; this translates as MIQFKNVSKKYSKGIDALNDVSFTIEDGEFVFLIGPSGAGKTTIIKLLLKEEDPTSGKVILNGQDISYLRARRIPAIRRNIGVVFQNFRLLEDRNVYKNVKFALDILGVSKKESKKSIKRVLDLVNLSHREKSYPLQLSGGEQQRVSMARAMVNNPKILIADEPTGNLDPETSWEIMDSLLKINESGTTVIMVTHSKEIVDKLRKRVIHLENGSIVSDEMEGTYR
- the ftsX gene encoding permease-like cell division protein FtsX, which produces MRKIRKFFTVIKTGFSGVWKNKSMGLASIISISAVSIILGIVLIAALTMNVLLKDVQTKVDEIELYIKDEVTEERVSEIGSSLEAQEGIKGIRFKTKDAALEEMKKIWGEDAYILEGLEHDNPLERSFVVSVENIEDSHKIVEFAKNLDGVSNVVYYQDAVDKLVKIANYVRVGGLIVTIILIVISILVISNTVKLTVLARRREIEVMKYVGASNGMISGPFIIEGVIFGLIGAVLAFLVTNYSYQLVYNRFNERIYTLISSYLIEPKFLRTDLLIIFCTLGVVIGTVGSVFSLKKYLKV
- a CDS encoding type II toxin-antitoxin system PemK/MazF family toxin — translated: MKVKRGDLFYADLSPVIGSEQGGVRPVLIVQNDVGNKYSPTVIIAAITSQVNKAKLPTHVDITSSSYGLPKNSVVLLEQIRTIDKKRLREKIGRFDADVMRRVEDALKVSFEL
- a CDS encoding amidohydrolase; translation: MNLLIKNIDVIPMTEKNLILENVDIHIVDNRISYIGVEKDGFTADKIIDGKGKIAIPGLINAHTHLGMSLMRNYADDLDLMTWLQDEIWPFEAKLGREDIYYASKLSMIELIKSGCTAFVDMYFEMDRVADAALEIGIRGVVTPGYIEDDKSEDRIRNYRNIYEKYNDKDGLIKVMIAPHSPYTVGKEHLLKLIKLAKELNTGIHIHLSETKMEVENAMRDFGKSPIAYVEELGLFEVHTIAAHCVHVDENDMRILAENNVFVVHNPSSNLKLASGFAKVDKMMELGVKVALGTDGASSNNNLNMMEEMHIASLLGKAVSNDPKALDAYQTLEMATINGAKSFGMGDELGSLENGKLADIAIIDMNKTHLVPANNKISMIVYAAQASDVDTVIINGRVVMENGELIGVDEASIVDEVNKRLRALKETK
- a CDS encoding 5-formyltetrahydrofolate cyclo-ligase, with protein sequence MVKRKLRKDLMDRRSSLSDQDRAELNAKALENFLNSDEYANSNDIFVFVSFGDEIDTHELIRNMLRDGKNVYIPVTYKGSAKMKLSKLTNFDDLVPGHYGILSPKPGFEEFVDHNIVDLVVVPGLAFDRRGHRVGYGAGYYDKFFADLSINPKKIGFAYDFQILDSLPDDEHDVPVDKIITELT
- a CDS encoding YoaK family protein — protein: MEKRPIIHRWMIMVLTFLAGYVNVEGIIECGVTVSHYTGNLSNLGKGLVLGDLRRVQILSSILILFFMGSLLIGMVNQREFRTPRNRYKWILLVQGLALIVVYHRFESILPYLLAFYMGIQNGAFAMYKGVRVRFTHMTGYLTEAALELAAILRRKASPERFVFYIFSMSSFVFGGIVAAIIEVYNHNILMPLSSILYIIVAYGLHRTTRIGYDYEN
- a CDS encoding coenzyme F420-0:L-glutamate ligase, translating into MHRTVGTSAYGLRAPIIKKGDPLEDIVVTTLVEAVERNSLTLKEMDVLAITESLLARAQGNYCSTDNITQDLNSKFNDSIGVLFPITSRNRFSVILKAIANTKKRIVLFLNYPSDEVGNRLMDTEVITKSGINIYNDTIDEKRYRELVGGEYKHPFTGIDYVSLYKSYAVNDNIEIYLSNNATDILNYTKDILVANIHDRTTIKEHLKANGANIVYGLDDLMNNPIDGSGFNPRYGLYGSNLATPTSLKLFPRNSDVFVKNIQEKVYNQTGVKIEVMVYGDGAFKDPIGKIWELADPVVSPGYTPNLEGTPNELKLKYIADNELLGLDKESAINVMKEKINSKTKDEIDKNVSLGTTPRRLTDLLGSLADLVSGSGDKGTPIVLIQGYFDNFASE
- the alr gene encoding alanine racemase; protein product: MKYQKLLEAEGVQYFSVSSLQEGLELRAVGIETPIMLLTALPTGYERAAIQNNIEATVFSFEQADRLNEMCREMNTSYSIHIKLDTGMRRIGFRISDESIEEISRINSLEHINLKGVFTHFAAADEANNNYTPLQFQDFMDMVEKLEKKGVVFEIKHVNNDAALFMYDYREDMVRLGIGLYGIFPSDFVRAKVDFELKPVMALKSIVTNIKTIQRGETVGYGQTYTAKGEVVIATVGIGYADGLPRLMSNKGSVIINGVACPIVGRVCMDQLMVDVTELQDVNIDDIVVIFGDPNKNEPEVGNIADVCDTISYEILSGVSRRIPRVYIKGGKEVNVVSYLNY
- a CDS encoding Crp/Fnr family transcriptional regulator; this encodes MQKNCSDKACNCNLGLCTVDVKLFSSLDHEDQVFLASTSIHTDYKKGHSIILQGSRANSIMIIRNGKVKLHNYDAEGKEYILDILTKGDSIGENLFLEQSVFQYNVTCLSSVGICEISRENFTNLLSKRPEAAINLIVSLSKKLSEANEMVQILSENNAVKRLSAFLLYRKSRLSDEEIELTVDDIAASINLRRETVSRKISELQSLGLIKRKGKSKIIIANRNKLLEYLDEID
- a CDS encoding alanine racemase — protein: MQDIITRPTWAEIDLDNLIYNYRVLKELCHNTDISCVVKANAYGHGAIEVSKALGS
- a CDS encoding NAD(P)H-hydrate dehydratase; its protein translation is MIGIDIVKISRISRLLEKERFLNRVFSPKEIEYFKAKGMKTETIAGSFAAKEAVSKAFGTGIGKLSFKDIEIIRDRNGKPSCTLSENGLKLACSLGFSNVLISISHEEEYAVAIAKAVEDLPVISSNEIPILKSRQKNSHKGDYGKVGLIGGSKGMTGSILLSSMAALRTGAGLVYTLVPDTVSEIVEMKSLENIVIPVPEKGGGHFDINSLPKLKGEVSKYDAICFGPGIGRTDEMLMILSNLIQTGKKMVLDADGLNALAENPEILANSSEICITPHAMEMSRLIKKDINYINENRLDVAMFFSKLYNIIVILKGHETIVTNGESYYINKTGNPGMATAGSGDVLTGIITSLAAGGYDMFEAAKLGVFLHGLAGDYAAAKHGQDSLIARDIIDSLAKAIQKKRFIDARYNNSSDLG
- a CDS encoding C39 family peptidase gives rise to the protein MKFFNRKRAIALALAGSIMFSAVTVMATELEQIEAKQGEIQGANELIQNQRYQIEQANQDLNYAFDSLERLNEEAKALKDEIDALQAEIDRLEKSIADNEKKKQELEVKLEGQIDLFKKRLAVMYKNRNSGYISVLLSSDNVDDFLSKLTTMKSVAEYDKKLIEDMKNTKKLLDKVSISLKGEKATRDEAMANYKVKEAQLMDKINDQRDLIAIIQNNKDLAANEINRLEGIVSNLNSEIADLQTQLKERLEREEAERKAAEEAERARAAEAEAERLRLAAAESTTEALVNETAGLSSIDTSSRNYVPQTNFKPFDGNIVYYNQREEPWGSASYGNGWLGTIAANGCGPTSMAMVLSSMTDTTVSPIEMANFATNNGHVMPGDGGSYWSLFPGAASAYGLSCVQTSNRAQIIEALSNGALVIASQNNALGNYWTYGGHFIVLTGITSSGNITVADPWSRGHSAVSHTQDQVFIPMRSAWIINK